From the Malus domestica chromosome 17, GDT2T_hap1 genome, one window contains:
- the LOC103404900 gene encoding QWRF motif-containing protein 3, protein MKNDQVVTDQSHKPRRAKSREVSSRFLSSPTTTETTTLPSPNHPISPVRRKPVSPFSDARKPKTQLDDSGPTRGLWPSSNSSHKKLDTLADQLGNDRREDRVQRKDSIFDRGRSCREFGSLDNPKEKGRESAKERHIPFLGGSMRYTGKFRFSRNSNSSSSSTSSSSSKFSSSSNVAAPRRFSVDENALYQKQSRRNSDGFPDTLDSESECSDGSSGMIMGSPNVGSAARKSGVEVSSKYMNEIPLRHRRGTSDSNIANPISGDKSPKPNKFTIKNVMRRAHSLTATTQWALSPGRTGSPTMSVENKEVPMSFSSLKPPTSPSKTKGVEKLFNLGLDLFKSKKSSSSNVLLVRSNSVSSGSSMTEMGHQLRLLHNRYLQWRFANARADVVNQNIADQAQVNVLYAWDALMKLRHSVLQKKVKLQKERLDMKLNFILYSQLKPLDSWGDMERQHMAAVCMMKECLHSVVCRVPLVEGSEADTQSASVALRHASDLTTSIKLLLSNFSPLAEQAAPLLSELAEVVAQEKLLLEECLELFRNISTLEIEERSLKCSIIQLELWKQEQIN, encoded by the exons atGAAGAACGATCAAGTGGTGACAGACCAATCCCACAAACCCAGAAGAGCCAAATCCCGCGAAGTAAGCTCGCGGTTTCTATCATCGCCAACCACCACAGAAACCACCACGCTCCCGTCGCCGAACCATCCCATCTCGCCGGTCCGGCGCAAACCTGTTTCACCTTTCTCCGATGCCCGAAAGCCCAAAACGCAGCTCGACGATTCGGGCCCCACCCGCGGACTATGGCCCTCTTCAAACTCGTCGCACAAGAAGCTCGACACTCTCGCCGACCAGCTCGGAAACGACAGGCGCGAAGATCGCGTCCAACGTAAGGATTCAATCTTTGACAGAGGAAGGAGCTGCAGAGAGTTTGGTTCGTTGGATAATCCcaaagagaaagggagagaaagcgCCAAAGAACGTCACATACCGTTTCTTGGCGGGTCGATGAGATACACTGGAAAGTTCAGGTTTTCCAGAAATTctaactcttcttcttcttctacttcgtCGTCTTCCAGCAAGTTTTCAAGCAGTTCGAATGTGGCAGCTCCTCGGAGATTTTCAGTGGACGAAAATGCTCTGTATCAGAAACAATCTCGGAGAAATTCGGATGGTTTCCCGGATACCCTTGATTCGGAATCAGAGTGCAGTGACGGCTCTTCAGGGATGATTATGGGGTCTCCGAATGTTGGTTCAGCTGCTCGGAAATCGGGTGTAGAGGTTTCTTCCAAGTACATGAATGAGATACCTTTGAGGCATCGAAGAGGGACGTCGGATTCTAACATCGCAAATCCGATATCGGGAGATAAGTCTCCGAAGCCGAACAAATTCACCATTAAAAATGTGATGAGGAGGGCTCATTCTCTGACGGCGACAACACAGTGGGCGTTGTCGCCGGGAAGAACAGGGTCGCCGACGATGTCTGTGGAGAATAAGGAAGTACCAATGTCATTTTCGAGCTTGAAGCCCCCTACAAGTCCCTCGAAAACCAAAGGGGTGGAGAAGTTGTTCAACTTGGGGTTGGACTTGTTCAAGAGTAAAAAATCTTCTTCTTCTAATGTCTTGCTGGTGAGGTCTAATTCGGTTTCTTCGGGCTCAAGTATGACAGAGATGGGTCATCAACTCCGGTTGCTTCATAATCGATATTTGCAGTGGCGGTTTGCAAATGCTAGAGCTGATGTTGTGAATCAGAACATAGCAGATCAAGCACAG GTCAATGTTTTATATGCTTGGGATGCTCTGATGAAGTTACGGCATTCCGTGCTACAGAAGAAAGTGAAGTTACAAAAAGAAAGGCTTGACATGAAGCTGAACTTCATACTCTATtctcaa CTTAAGCCATTGGATTCTTGGGGAGATATGGAACGGCAACACATGGCAGCAGTTTGCATGATGAAAGAGTGCTTGCATTCTGTTGTCTGCAGGGTGCCCCTCGTTGAAGGTTCAGAG GCGGACACTCAATCTGCTTCTGTTGCTCTTCGACATGCTTCGGATCTCACCACTTCCATTAAGTTGTTGCTTTCTAATTTCTCACCATTG GCAGAGCAAGCTGCTCCGTTACTGTCGGAATTAGCGGAGGTGGTTGCACAAGAAAAATTGCTTTTAGAGGAGTGTCTTGAGCTTTTCAGAAACATTTCCACACTAGAG ATTGAAGAGAGGagtttgaagtgcagtataATTCAGTTGGAACTTTGGAAACAAGAACAAATTAATTAG
- the LOC103404899 gene encoding syntaxin-124-like, protein MNDLFMSDSFKRYKDLERQVYIDDMQDGGETWKETVDLDGFFKEIENVQRDMRAVVQHYKRLEGANEKSKLVHDAKSMKGLRARMDSDVEQVLKLVKLIKGKLEKLELSNEDQRKVPGCGTGSSSDRTRTSVFNGLAKKLKDMMDDFQGLRAKIACEYKETVQRRYFTITGEKANKETIENLISSGEGETLLQKAMEEQGRGQVLDTVQEIQERLGAVKEMEKSLIELHQVFLDMAALVDAQGQQLNDIESHVAHANSFVRRGTVQLEVAKDYQKSTRKCTCIAIVIGTCVIVILLLPILLDFKS, encoded by the coding sequence ATGAACGATTTGTTTATGAGCGATTCGTTCAAAAGATACAAGGACCTTGAGCGCCAAGTCTACATCGATGACATGCAGGATGGAGGCGAGACATGGAAAGAGACTGTCGATCTTGATGGATTCTTCAAGGAGATAGAGAATGTCCAACGTGACATGAGAGCTGTGGTGCAGCATTACAAGCGGTTAGAGGGAGCCAACGAGAAGAGCAAGCTCGTCCACGATGCCAAGTCCATGAAGGGGCTTCGCGCACGGATGGACTCTGATGTTGAGCAGGTGTTGAAGTTGGTTAAACTCATCAAGGGGAAGTTAGAAAAGCTCGAACTCTCCAATGAGGATCAGCGAAAAGTTCCAGGGTGCGGCACAGGGTCATCTTCGGATCGAACAAGAACTTCAGTGTTCAATGGCTTGGCCAAGAAGCTAAAGGACATGATGGATGATTTTCAAGGCTTAAGGGCCAAAATTGCATGCGAATACAAAGAGACAGTTCAAAGGAGGTACTTCACAATCACAGGTGAGAAGGCCAACAAGGAAACAATAGAGAATTTGATATCGAGCGGAGAGGGAGAGACATTGCTCCAGAAGGCGATGGAGGAGCAGGGCCGCGGCCAAGTTTTGGACACGGTTCAAGAAATCCAAGAGAGGCTTGGTGCTGTGAAGGAGATGGAGAAGAGCCTCATTGAGCTCCACCAGGTATTCCTTGACATGGCTGCACTCGTAGATGCACAAGGGCAGCAGCTGAACGACATCGAGAGCCACGTGGCGCATGCCAATTCATTCGTTAGGCGGGGAACCGTGCAGCTTGAGGTGGCTAAGGACTATCAGAAGAGTACCAGGAAGTGCACTTGCATTGccattgttattggcacttgtGTTATTGTCATTCTTCTTTTGCCTATTTTGCTTGACTTCAAGAGTTAA
- the LOC103404743 gene encoding uncharacterized protein isoform X4: MTKAFPRISLSRSSLRLPLSHLKLKGMATLAAAAARQLATSSRISTARTSSLPSNIIHRRGLAGAADHHGPPRVNVWQDPLSPSKWKEEHFVIVSLSGWGLLIFGGYKFFTGGKGKKEEHAV; encoded by the exons ATGACCAAAGCGTTTCCTCGTATTTCCCTTTCTCGCTCCTCTCTtcgtctccctctctctcatttGAAGCTCAAAGGCATGGCTACTCTAGCGGCGGCCGCAGCTCGTCAACTCGCCACTTCAAGCCGCATCTCCACGGCGAGAACTTCGTCTCTCCCTTCCAATATAATCCACCGCCGCGGCCTCGCCGGCGCTGCTG ATCACCATGGACCCCCAAGGGTTAACGTCTGGCAAGACCCATTGAGCCCATCTAAATGGAAGGAAGAGCAT TTTGTAATTGTATCTTTATCTGGCTGGGGTCTACTCATCTTTGGAGGTTACAAGTTTTTCACTGGAGGCAAAGGCAAGAAAGAAGAG CATGCAGTGTAG
- the LOC139187678 gene encoding uncharacterized protein produces MVDDDIFGEDFLNLEANHQKEGFDEGYRDGLVAGKEEAKPTGIKTGFEVGEELGFYKGCVDVWNSAIRVDPTRFSHRVQKTVRQMGELIEKYPIMEPEDESVGDVMEALRLKFRAVCASLGVKLEYKGYPKAASEATETSF; encoded by the coding sequence ATGGTGGACGATGACATCTTCGGCGAAGATTTTTTGAATTTGGAAGCGAACCACCAAAAGGAAGGCTTCGACGAAGGCTACAGAGACGGCTTGGTCGCCGGAAAGGAGGAGGCGAAGCCGACGGGGATCAAAACTGGGTTCGAGGTGGGCGAGGAGCTTGGGTTCTACAAGGGATGCGTGGATGTATGGAACTCCGCGATCCGGGTCGATCCGACACGGTTCTCGCACCGGGTCCAGAAAACCGTCAGGCAGATGGGGGAGCTGATTGAGAAGTACCCGATCATGGAACCCGAGGACGAGAGCGTCGGGGATGTGATGGAGGCTCTGAGGTTGAAGTTCCGGGCGGTTTGTGCTTCGTTGGGTGTGAAATTGGAGTATAAGGGGTACCCAAAAGCTGCTTCTGAGGCTACGGAGACGTCGTTTTGA
- the LOC103404743 gene encoding uncharacterized protein isoform X1 produces MTKAFPRISLSRSSLRLPLSHLKLKGMATLAAAAARQLATSSRISTARTSSLPSNIIHRRGLAGAADHHGPPRVNVWQDPLSPSKWKEEHFVIVSLSGWGLLIFGGYKFFTGGKGKKEERIDSVHSVHAEK; encoded by the exons ATGACCAAAGCGTTTCCTCGTATTTCCCTTTCTCGCTCCTCTCTtcgtctccctctctctcatttGAAGCTCAAAGGCATGGCTACTCTAGCGGCGGCCGCAGCTCGTCAACTCGCCACTTCAAGCCGCATCTCCACGGCGAGAACTTCGTCTCTCCCTTCCAATATAATCCACCGCCGCGGCCTCGCCGGCGCTGCTG ATCACCATGGACCCCCAAGGGTTAACGTCTGGCAAGACCCATTGAGCCCATCTAAATGGAAGGAAGAGCAT TTTGTAATTGTATCTTTATCTGGCTGGGGTCTACTCATCTTTGGAGGTTACAAGTTTTTCACTGGAGGCAAAGGCAAGAAAGAAGAG CGTATCGATTCGGTTCACTCTGTGCATGCTGAAAAGTAA
- the LOC139193310 gene encoding uncharacterized protein: MIFIRRHLDEALKSEYLTVEDPLALWEALRSRYNHQTTVFLPKARYEWSHLRIQDFKSVAEYNSALFRITSQMKLCGDTITEEMLLEKTYSTFHANNVLLQQQYRARSYTEYNLLISVLLVAEQNNELLMKNQNSRPTGSAPFPEVNAASLEVPRHNSGPSFKNVNRHKGKAHMTNAPRNSEGACHRCGGNGHWARTCRTPKHLVELYQASLKEKGVETNFLDQAKPMDILDPVFDLSGQFDATHLDVSDFIMERGNEVYRSD, translated from the exons atgatctttattcgccgccatcttgatgaggcactaaagagtgagtacttaacggttgaagatccgttagctCTCTGGGAGGCCTTGAGaagcagatacaatcaccagacaacaGTGTTTCTTCCAAAAGCTCGCTATGAGTGGTCTCACCTGAGAATTCAGGATTTCAAATCAGTGGCGGAGTACAATTCTGCGTTGTTCAGgattacctctcagatgaagctcTGTGGGGATACCATTACTGAGGAAATGTTGTTGGAAAAGACTTACAGCACATTTCATGCCAATAACGTGCTCCTGCAGCAGCAGTATAGAGCGCGAAGCTACACTGAATACAACTTGCTGATATCTGTGCTCCTGGTagctgaacagaacaatgagctcctgatgaaaaaccagaattcccgacctactggatctgcaccattcccagaagtgaatgctgCTTCCCTCGAA gttccgAGGCATAATTCTGGCCCGAGCTTCAAAAATGTGAATCGTCACAAAGGCAAAGCTCACATGACCAATGCTCCCAGGAACTCTGAAGGAgcctgccataggtgtggtggcaatgggcatTGGGCGCGAACTtgtcgtaccccaaaacatctggtggagttgtatcaagcctccctcaaggagaagggtgtcgagaccaattttctcgaccaggctaaaccaatggatatACTTGATCCAGTGTTTGATTTATCAGGGCAATTTGACGCAACTCACCTCGATGTTTCAGACTTCATTATGGAAAGGGGGAATGAAGTATATCGGTCCGACTAA
- the LOC103404743 gene encoding uncharacterized protein isoform X3, with product MTKAFPRISLSRSSLRLPLSHLKLKGMATLAAAAARQLATSSRISTARTSSLPSNIIHRRGLAGAADHHGPPRVNVWQDPLSPSKWKEEHFVIVSLSGWGLLIFGGYKFFTGGKGKKEECSYFL from the exons ATGACCAAAGCGTTTCCTCGTATTTCCCTTTCTCGCTCCTCTCTtcgtctccctctctctcatttGAAGCTCAAAGGCATGGCTACTCTAGCGGCGGCCGCAGCTCGTCAACTCGCCACTTCAAGCCGCATCTCCACGGCGAGAACTTCGTCTCTCCCTTCCAATATAATCCACCGCCGCGGCCTCGCCGGCGCTGCTG ATCACCATGGACCCCCAAGGGTTAACGTCTGGCAAGACCCATTGAGCCCATCTAAATGGAAGGAAGAGCAT TTTGTAATTGTATCTTTATCTGGCTGGGGTCTACTCATCTTTGGAGGTTACAAGTTTTTCACTGGAGGCAAAGGCAAGAAAGAAGAG TGTAGCTATTTTCTATAA
- the LOC103404743 gene encoding uncharacterized protein isoform X2 — MGKPLSMTKAFPRISLSRSSLRLPLSHLKLKGMATLAAAAARQLATSSRISTARTSSLPSNIIHRRGLAGAADHHGPPRVNVWQDPLSPSKWKEEHFVIVSLSGWGLLIFGGYKFFTGGKGKKEENLVEAKH; from the exons ATGGGCAAGCCTCTTTCTATGACCAAAGCGTTTCCTCGTATTTCCCTTTCTCGCTCCTCTCTtcgtctccctctctctcatttGAAGCTCAAAGGCATGGCTACTCTAGCGGCGGCCGCAGCTCGTCAACTCGCCACTTCAAGCCGCATCTCCACGGCGAGAACTTCGTCTCTCCCTTCCAATATAATCCACCGCCGCGGCCTCGCCGGCGCTGCTG ATCACCATGGACCCCCAAGGGTTAACGTCTGGCAAGACCCATTGAGCCCATCTAAATGGAAGGAAGAGCAT TTTGTAATTGTATCTTTATCTGGCTGGGGTCTACTCATCTTTGGAGGTTACAAGTTTTTCACTGGAGGCAAAGGCAAGAAAGAAGAG AACCTTGTGGAAGCAAAGCACTGA